A stretch of Patescibacteria group bacterium DNA encodes these proteins:
- a CDS encoding peptidoglycan DD-metalloendopeptidase family protein, which produces MVFRELGCDLTEYCHSVSWYLNRKATYAGVVFETGKSLVVTVLKARRGTYQKPFLHAGMVIITATAVISAPLIVNEYPTAAAGRVLSAATSPSAVLNTAADITNVDTVTQESEKPRRDVVEYTVQSGDTLSTVAKKFSNDKLGITVDVASILTLNNMMESKVLKPGDVIKIPPVSGVIVTVKKGDTIQSLAKKYGLPSPQPIVDWPYNSFANDETFALTAGQTLVIPGGVAPEVAAPVAPRIINAPSLFSGGTGQFVWPTNGIITQYFSWYHPADDIANNIGTPILAADSGRVVTVLYQNHDYGFHVIIDHGNGYRTLYGHMSRIDVTVGQNVSRGQQIGLMGSTGRSTGPHLHFEIYQGGTRVNPLGLLK; this is translated from the coding sequence ATGGTCTTTAGGGAACTTGGCTGCGACCTGACGGAGTATTGTCACTCTGTCAGCTGGTACCTGAACCGCAAAGCAACTTACGCGGGAGTGGTTTTTGAAACCGGGAAAAGTCTGGTTGTCACCGTGCTTAAAGCCCGGCGGGGCACTTACCAAAAACCATTTCTCCACGCGGGAATGGTGATTATTACCGCAACCGCCGTCATTTCTGCGCCTTTAATTGTTAACGAATATCCGACAGCCGCGGCCGGCCGGGTGCTTTCCGCGGCGACTTCGCCCTCGGCAGTTCTTAATACCGCAGCTGATATTACCAATGTCGATACTGTCACTCAGGAATCGGAAAAACCCCGGCGGGATGTGGTGGAATACACGGTCCAGTCCGGCGACACCCTGTCCACTGTGGCCAAAAAATTCAGTAACGACAAACTGGGGATTACGGTCGATGTCGCCTCTATTTTAACTTTGAATAATATGATGGAAAGTAAAGTCTTAAAGCCGGGTGATGTGATTAAGATTCCGCCGGTTTCCGGGGTGATTGTCACGGTCAAGAAAGGGGATACGATCCAGTCGCTGGCCAAAAAGTATGGTTTGCCCAGCCCGCAGCCGATTGTTGACTGGCCTTATAATTCTTTTGCCAACGACGAAACTTTTGCTTTGACCGCCGGCCAAACGCTGGTGATTCCGGGCGGAGTGGCGCCGGAAGTGGCGGCCCCGGTAGCGCCGAGAATTATTAATGCGCCGTCGCTGTTCTCCGGCGGCACCGGCCAGTTTGTCTGGCCGACCAACGGGATTATTACCCAATATTTCTCCTGGTATCATCCGGCGGACGACATTGCCAACAATATCGGGACACCCATTCTGGCGGCCGATTCCGGGCGGGTAGTGACCGTGCTTTACCAAAACCATGATTACGGTTTCCATGTGATTATTGATCACGGCAACGGCTACCGGACCCTTTACGGCCATATGTCCCGCATTGATGTAACGGTTGGTCAAAATGTTTCCCGGGGACAACAGATTGGGCTGATGGGCTCAACGGGCCGGTCCACCGGACCGCATCTCCACTTCGAGATCTATCAGGGTGGGACAAGAGTAAACCCACTGGGGCTTCTGAAGTAA
- a CDS encoding four helix bundle protein, with protein sequence MDKIQRNARLLERLIKFSQKVISLCRKLPRTSVNQRLVPQVAASSDSMPANYAEACAAESNADFVHKIRIVMKEANETRVHLRLLYVANPDFQREIVELGKESTEYIKIFFTIEKKCRQKKPS encoded by the coding sequence GTGGACAAGATCCAGAGAAATGCCCGACTCTTGGAACGTCTCATTAAGTTTTCTCAAAAGGTTATCTCCTTGTGCAGAAAGTTGCCTCGAACATCGGTTAATCAACGTTTGGTACCTCAAGTAGCGGCTAGTTCTGATTCCATGCCAGCCAACTACGCCGAGGCCTGTGCAGCGGAAAGTAACGCCGACTTTGTTCATAAAATCAGGATCGTTATGAAAGAAGCCAACGAAACCCGAGTTCATTTGCGACTGTTATATGTGGCCAATCCTGACTTCCAGAGGGAAATCGTCGAGCTCGGGAAAGAATCAACGGAGTACATTAAGATCTTCTTTACAATCGAGAAAAAGTGCCGCCAGAAAAAGCCCTCTTAA
- a CDS encoding tail fiber domain-containing protein, with product MRLEGVKGHTVGCYPETVVETLLKIQELRQGGLVMEQIKSKILANTSETDNNLISLEELINRARVAGFIFGAGKPSFLLHYYTQLGILPKAVRLRLNGIKGHTVGCYPAEAVETLLKIQKLRREGVAVKDIAQTLGNEGIKPAARREEAETLEILRVAAQAPVRYQAETEAGRLAGYFQPPPPERQETRYKIQETKKTQDAKETKEKRSWKSFAYTLPAVLATILLLLTTGLNIYITSYQKKVASDRNLQAVLAESSSQNFLDIRADTDVSGRLTVWGKDVLTEATLASSSPYLSNLNQSLSTTATPTFANLTLTAGKIVLEDKTQTLKNKTIDGGSNTLTNISNSSLSNSKVTVTAGTNLTGGGDVVLGDSTTIGLKDNINIASLSATSVFVNGDATVAGNLLPGTNSANDLGSSDHYWHSLYVNNIYGPPVGSFWFWQRAAGAVAPTNITDDLLLGSTATATAQIALNATNGNITTKGTINGLGITSATIDTGTWQATAIGTQYGGTGQNWSSVAQGNLPYFSASGTMGTLAPDTVNKLLTTGGAGANPSWQSLVNLLSAGTDISFGGSEVVTVNDTATLNTVTGRGATTANAITLTGAGTALTVSNNATVSGTLGVGGEASISGKLILGSNTAQINATSNNDLQLGFQNTGTVRFLNTSNYLDASGNFYLSGNLIASGTTVGFWQRTAGSLAPINITDDLNLGATGTSSALVHFGGTSGQGNFINTGAGVGIGTTDTTEMLNVNGRLLLSQVSAPGVLTDKLYNLGGALTWAGNAVCTAAGNCAGTASALGGSGGAGYISKWSGTYSLTTSPLYVDGSGQVGIGTTSPAAQFAVGANSGLTINGTGDIVARTFNGNTIATGSATFTIPASGTAALGTGTANQVAYWSGTNTLTSEAQLAPSRGGTGADWSLVAQGSLPYFSGTGTLSTLGAGTANQVLTTGGGGADPGWTNIASLVTQTGNISITGTQTLSVNTVMNPTFSTSVTTPLIYGGTGAGSTLTLAGTSNGSPVNAYVLLNPAGQGNVGIGTTNPVTTLHVYNAGGNDNGDVQISGTTNPSIALVDTGVQGYGLYIDTSDSNKLKLTNANAGVSAGTPLMTITSAGNVGIGTTGPSKLLDVYKSQSSVTDESQAAAAFGVTTTGGIYGYITPNQTGKTVTFAGVRGGQANDVSLLFNPAGGNVGIGTTGPLGKLDVGNQMYVQSNGTIESPGSKNTTNGMIETYYNAGDRYGLGQLSNGVTALYTSDAYSPSSIQFGRIDSSNNFISLMDITHGGNVGIGTTSPGYLLTVNSSTPGCNGCTAWTNYSDIRLKENIASVSGGILDKILQLNPVTFNYNDTYYTQTGYSRPDGQTPTYTGFIAQQLQTIFPEMVSTSSNGYLDTNLSNLQIYLVKGMQEQQGEIASQSADIATMSATLSAWNDLLGTPSASLADSVAHLDGLSADISTLMADNLQIKSDIELLKEQMATVSANLAQVQSQTASNSASLASLSPLSNLSILSDLEVSTVSASFANFSDTLKVVGKTDLADTNIGGSLTVGLLHFDDLKAEISSLTGTVTVNSNLQVAGDAEVMGSATVSGQLAVRGGIVVKDAVSGENYCLRVENGVMTNTKGDCK from the coding sequence ATGCGGCTTGAAGGAGTCAAGGGACACACTGTCGGTTGCTATCCAGAAACAGTGGTGGAAACACTTTTAAAAATTCAAGAACTGCGCCAAGGCGGGTTGGTGATGGAGCAGATTAAGTCCAAAATTCTGGCAAACACTTCGGAAACGGATAATAACTTAATTTCCCTCGAAGAGCTAATCAACCGGGCCAGGGTGGCCGGTTTTATTTTTGGAGCCGGCAAACCCAGTTTCCTGCTGCACTATTACACTCAGTTGGGAATCTTACCTAAAGCGGTCAGACTCCGTCTAAACGGTATCAAAGGACATACAGTAGGCTGCTATCCGGCGGAAGCAGTAGAGACCCTGCTAAAAATCCAGAAACTGCGCCGGGAAGGAGTGGCGGTCAAGGATATCGCCCAAACGCTGGGCAACGAAGGGATTAAGCCGGCAGCCCGGCGGGAGGAAGCCGAAACTTTGGAAATTCTCCGGGTCGCGGCCCAAGCCCCGGTCCGCTATCAAGCCGAAACCGAAGCCGGCAGGCTGGCCGGATATTTCCAACCCCCACCGCCAGAGAGACAAGAAACAAGATACAAGATACAAGAAACAAAGAAAACACAAGATGCAAAAGAAACAAAAGAGAAGAGAAGCTGGAAAAGCTTTGCTTACACTCTTCCGGCAGTTTTAGCTACTATCCTTCTGCTGTTAACTACCGGCCTGAATATATATATTACTTCCTATCAGAAGAAAGTGGCTTCTGACCGGAATTTGCAGGCGGTCTTGGCCGAAAGCAGCAGCCAAAACTTTTTAGACATCCGGGCGGATACCGATGTTTCCGGAAGACTGACCGTGTGGGGGAAAGATGTCTTAACAGAAGCGACTTTAGCTTCTTCTTCCCCCTACCTTAGCAACTTAAACCAAAGCCTCAGCACGACGGCCACTCCTACTTTTGCCAACCTTACCTTAACCGCCGGCAAGATTGTCCTGGAAGACAAAACGCAAACTTTAAAAAACAAGACCATTGATGGCGGGAGTAATACCCTGACAAATATCTCAAACTCCTCACTTTCTAACTCCAAAGTCACCGTGACGGCCGGCACCAACCTGACCGGGGGCGGGGATGTCGTCTTAGGTGACAGCACCACGATTGGTTTGAAGGATAACATTAACATTGCTTCTTTGTCGGCTACTTCAGTTTTTGTTAACGGTGACGCCACGGTGGCCGGGAATTTGCTGCCGGGAACAAATAGTGCCAACGATTTAGGCAGCAGTGATCATTACTGGCACAGTCTCTATGTTAATAATATCTACGGCCCGCCGGTGGGGTCTTTTTGGTTCTGGCAAAGGGCTGCCGGGGCAGTGGCTCCGACGAACATCACTGATGATCTGCTTTTGGGCAGTACAGCCACAGCCACGGCCCAAATTGCTCTGAACGCGACCAACGGGAACATCACGACCAAGGGGACGATAAATGGGCTGGGAATAACCTCGGCCACTATTGACACGGGGACGTGGCAGGCAACGGCTATCGGAACCCAATATGGCGGGACCGGCCAAAACTGGAGCAGTGTGGCCCAGGGCAACCTGCCCTACTTTAGCGCTTCAGGGACCATGGGGACTTTGGCGCCGGACACGGTCAACAAGCTCTTAACGACCGGAGGCGCGGGGGCTAACCCCAGCTGGCAAAGTTTAGTCAATTTGCTTTCAGCCGGAACCGACATTTCTTTTGGAGGCAGCGAAGTGGTCACGGTTAACGACACTGCCACTTTAAACACCGTCACCGGCCGGGGGGCAACCACCGCTAACGCCATTACCCTAACCGGAGCGGGAACGGCTTTAACCGTGTCTAATAACGCCACGGTTTCTGGGACTTTAGGGGTTGGGGGAGAAGCCAGTATCAGTGGTAAACTAATTTTAGGGTCAAACACCGCCCAGATTAACGCGACCAGTAATAATGATTTGCAGCTGGGCTTTCAAAACACCGGCACCGTCCGGTTTCTAAATACCAGTAACTACCTTGACGCCAGCGGCAATTTTTACCTTTCCGGCAACCTCATTGCCAGCGGGACAACCGTCGGTTTCTGGCAGCGCACTGCCGGTTCCCTGGCTCCGATTAATATTACTGACGACTTGAATTTAGGCGCGACCGGTACCAGTTCGGCTCTGGTCCATTTTGGCGGCACTTCCGGCCAAGGGAACTTTATCAACACCGGCGCCGGGGTGGGCATCGGGACTACCGACACCACCGAAATGCTTAATGTCAACGGGAGGCTTTTGTTAAGTCAGGTGAGTGCTCCCGGAGTGTTAACCGACAAACTCTACAATTTAGGCGGCGCTTTAACCTGGGCGGGCAACGCTGTTTGTACCGCGGCCGGCAACTGCGCCGGGACAGCCAGTGCCTTAGGCGGGTCAGGGGGAGCGGGGTATATTTCCAAATGGTCTGGTACTTACAGTCTAACCACAAGTCCGCTTTATGTGGATGGTTCCGGCCAAGTGGGGATCGGGACGACCAGTCCGGCAGCCCAGTTTGCCGTCGGGGCCAATTCCGGCTTAACCATTAACGGGACCGGGGACATTGTCGCCCGGACTTTTAACGGCAATACCATCGCCACAGGGTCAGCGACTTTTACCATTCCGGCCAGCGGGACGGCAGCTTTAGGCACCGGGACTGCTAATCAGGTAGCCTACTGGTCAGGCACCAACACTTTAACTTCCGAAGCCCAGTTAGCTCCTTCCCGGGGAGGCACGGGGGCTGACTGGAGTTTGGTAGCCCAGGGATCGCTGCCATATTTCTCGGGAACCGGCACTCTTAGCACTTTGGGAGCGGGGACTGCTAACCAGGTCTTAACTACCGGTGGGGGCGGGGCAGACCCGGGTTGGACCAACATAGCTTCTTTAGTGACTCAAACCGGAAACATCTCTATCACCGGAACTCAGACTTTAAGCGTGAACACCGTCATGAACCCGACTTTTAGCACTTCGGTCACGACACCGCTAATTTACGGGGGAACCGGAGCTGGTTCTACCTTAACTTTAGCCGGGACTTCCAACGGCTCGCCGGTTAACGCTTATGTTTTGCTTAACCCGGCCGGTCAGGGCAATGTGGGCATCGGGACGACTAACCCTGTAACAACACTCCATGTATACAATGCCGGCGGAAATGACAACGGCGATGTTCAAATTTCAGGTACCACGAACCCGTCTATCGCTCTCGTAGACACCGGTGTGCAGGGATATGGCCTTTACATAGACACGAGTGACAGTAATAAGCTTAAGTTAACTAATGCGAATGCCGGCGTGTCCGCTGGCACACCACTTATGACGATCACCAGCGCTGGCAATGTTGGCATCGGAACGACGGGACCAAGTAAATTACTTGATGTATATAAATCTCAAAGCAGTGTCACCGACGAGTCGCAAGCGGCAGCGGCTTTCGGTGTCACTACGACGGGAGGTATCTATGGATATATCACTCCTAATCAGACTGGAAAAACAGTCACATTCGCTGGAGTTCGAGGCGGTCAGGCTAACGACGTATCGCTGCTCTTTAACCCAGCTGGCGGCAACGTCGGCATCGGGACGACGGGACCTTTGGGCAAGTTAGATGTCGGCAACCAAATGTATGTTCAGTCAAACGGAACCATCGAGAGTCCAGGCAGCAAGAACACGACTAACGGAATGATTGAAACATACTATAATGCTGGTGACAGATATGGTTTAGGTCAACTTTCCAATGGAGTAACAGCTTTGTACACATCCGATGCTTACAGCCCCAGCTCAATACAGTTTGGAAGAATAGACAGCAGCAACAATTTCATCTCTCTGATGGATATTACCCATGGTGGCAATGTCGGCATCGGGACGACGAGTCCGGGCTATCTTTTAACCGTTAACTCCAGCACCCCAGGCTGCAACGGGTGTACCGCCTGGACAAACTACTCTGATATCCGCCTAAAGGAAAACATTGCTTCCGTCTCCGGGGGAATTTTAGACAAAATTTTGCAACTAAACCCGGTGACTTTTAACTACAACGACACCTACTATACCCAAACGGGTTATTCCCGCCCTGATGGCCAAACACCAACTTACACTGGCTTTATTGCCCAGCAGTTGCAAACGATTTTTCCGGAAATGGTTTCCACCTCCAGTAATGGTTATCTTGACACCAACCTTTCCAACTTGCAGATCTATCTGGTTAAAGGTATGCAGGAACAACAGGGAGAAATTGCTTCCCAGTCGGCCGATATTGCCACCATGTCAGCCACACTTTCGGCCTGGAATGATTTGCTAGGCACCCCATCCGCCTCTCTGGCCGACTCGGTGGCCCACCTGGACGGCTTATCAGCCGATATTTCTACTCTCATGGCGGATAACCTGCAGATTAAGTCCGATATCGAGCTTCTGAAAGAGCAAATGGCCACAGTTTCCGCTAATTTGGCCCAGGTGCAAAGTCAAACCGCTTCCAATTCCGCTTCTCTGGCTTCCTTAAGTCCCTTAAGTAACTTAAGCATCTTAAGTGATCTGGAAGTCTCGACGGTTTCGGCTTCCTTTGCCAACTTTTCTGATACCTTAAAAGTGGTCGGCAAAACGGACCTGGCTGATACTAACATCGGGGGCAGCTTGACCGTGGGGTTGCTGCACTTTGACGATTTGAAAGCGGAAATCTCTTCCTTAACCGGCACCGTCACCGTTAACAGTAATTTGCAGGTGGCCGGAGATGCCGAGGTTATGGGCAGCGCGACCGTTTCCGGCCAGCTGGCAGTGCGCGGAGGTATTGTCGTTAAAGATGCCGTTTCCGGAGAAAATTATTGTCTCCGGGTGGAAAACGGGGTGATGACCAACACTAAGGGAGACTGCAAATGA
- a CDS encoding F0F1 ATP synthase subunit delta: MSLVSQILTTCLTKSAALRELSSVEDQVRARKVSREDFDKAREEIKTIEPLYLYLPAQVPEENLQSIVGKLRRDYGDRFLIEIKIDPALLGGCALSYKGIYKDYSLKAKLEKNREALKKEFDKFLI; the protein is encoded by the coding sequence TTGTCTTTAGTTTCTCAAATCTTAACTACTTGTCTCACTAAATCCGCTGCTCTGCGGGAACTAAGTAGCGTGGAGGATCAGGTCCGGGCGCGCAAGGTCAGCCGGGAGGACTTTGATAAGGCCAGAGAAGAAATTAAAACCATCGAGCCGCTTTATCTTTATCTGCCGGCGCAGGTCCCGGAAGAAAATTTGCAGTCGATAGTTGGCAAGCTGCGCCGCGATTACGGTGATAGGTTTTTAATCGAGATTAAAATCGATCCGGCGCTTCTGGGTGGCTGCGCCCTGTCGTATAAGGGAATCTATAAAGACTATTCGTTAAAAGCTAAGCTGGAGAAAAATAGAGAAGCACTGAAGAAAGAGTTTGACAAATTTTTAATTTGA
- a CDS encoding F0F1 ATP synthase subunit alpha (produces ATP from ADP in the presence of a proton gradient across the membrane; the alpha chain is a catalytic subunit) has product MEIGYVKAIRGPIVYLDGLPGAKLGDIVESDGGASGFVSGLNSDSVEILIIRNDDVKPGTAFKPTGRNLAVPVGDFLLGRGINPLGEPIDDKGAISKNQEVLQPLDQIAPGVAGREFIQEQFVTGVSLVDTIVPIGRGQRELILGDARSGKTGFLIDVVINQKHQDTICVYACIGKPATDVYDLMAAVKREKALDKTIFVVSFSADAAPLIYLTPKAAFAVAGYFQKQGKNVLVILDDLGAHAKIYREISLLAERTPGREAYPGDIFYEHAHLLERAGKFNKQTGGGSITALPVVELGLTDFVGFIPTNIMSMTDGHLLFSANLYNQGQRPAVDLLLSVSRVGQQTQKHVQTDLAFKIKQMVNEADRLASLSSFSTELPPETRLLLIRREMIMEILRQPPSVNISPAKQIVLLALPFCHFIEIKDEKFLVAFKKTVLDALDTEPRLKEFVSKALDLPSANELIKGLEELGPVIMGIIGKVKPEGPATAAPAIEAAYPGVKYPNSADKQVGTDRH; this is encoded by the coding sequence ATGGAAATTGGTTATGTTAAAGCCATCAGGGGTCCAATAGTTTATCTTGATGGCCTGCCTGGCGCCAAGCTGGGGGATATTGTCGAATCGGACGGGGGAGCTTCGGGCTTTGTTTCAGGATTGAACTCAGACAGTGTCGAAATCCTGATTATCCGCAATGATGATGTCAAACCGGGGACCGCCTTTAAACCTACAGGTAGAAATTTAGCGGTGCCGGTGGGGGATTTTTTGCTGGGGCGGGGTATTAACCCTTTAGGCGAGCCGATTGACGACAAGGGAGCAATCTCGAAAAATCAAGAGGTTTTGCAGCCATTGGATCAGATTGCTCCGGGGGTGGCCGGCCGGGAGTTTATTCAGGAACAGTTTGTAACTGGCGTTAGCCTGGTAGATACTATTGTTCCCATCGGCCGCGGTCAGAGGGAACTGATTTTGGGAGATGCTCGATCCGGAAAGACGGGTTTTTTAATTGATGTTGTCATTAATCAGAAACATCAGGATACTATCTGTGTTTACGCTTGCATTGGTAAACCAGCCACTGATGTCTACGATTTGATGGCAGCGGTTAAGCGGGAGAAGGCTCTGGATAAAACCATTTTTGTCGTTTCTTTTTCCGCCGATGCCGCGCCGCTTATCTACTTGACGCCAAAAGCGGCATTTGCTGTGGCCGGTTACTTCCAAAAGCAAGGGAAAAATGTTCTGGTGATTTTGGACGATTTGGGAGCGCACGCCAAGATTTATCGGGAAATTTCTCTTTTAGCCGAGCGCACCCCCGGGCGAGAAGCTTATCCCGGGGATATCTTTTATGAGCATGCTCATCTTTTAGAAAGGGCAGGTAAATTTAATAAACAAACCGGTGGAGGGTCAATTACCGCTTTACCCGTCGTTGAACTGGGATTAACCGATTTTGTCGGCTTTATTCCCACCAATATTATGTCCATGACCGACGGCCACCTGCTGTTTTCCGCCAATCTTTATAATCAGGGCCAACGGCCGGCCGTTGACTTGCTTTTGTCCGTCTCTCGGGTTGGTCAACAGACTCAAAAACATGTTCAAACTGACTTGGCGTTTAAGATTAAACAAATGGTTAACGAAGCCGACCGATTGGCCTCATTATCTTCTTTTAGTACCGAACTTCCTCCCGAAACCAGGTTGCTCTTGATTCGGAGAGAGATGATTATGGAAATTTTACGCCAACCGCCGTCAGTCAACATCAGCCCGGCCAAACAAATCGTATTGCTGGCCTTGCCGTTTTGTCATTTTATTGAGATTAAAGACGAAAAGTTCCTAGTGGCCTTCAAAAAAACCGTTCTGGATGCCCTGGATACCGAGCCGAGACTCAAAGAATTCGTCAGCAAAGCTTTGGACTTACCCTCCGCGAATGAGCTGATTAAAGGACTGGAAGAACTAGGTCCGGTTATTATGGGCATCATCGGTAAAGTTAAACCCGAAGGTCCGGCCACAGCCGCGCCGGCAATTGAAGCTGCGTATCCGGGGGTAAAGTACCCGAATTCAGCAGACAAACAGGTAGGCACAGACAGACACTGA
- a CDS encoding F0F1 ATP synthase subunit gamma → MIALIDPIHENIKTGETIRIMAEAYSELSVSRLNRIRVKIERNRLFALDLAQAFHEVRAAASIFNFKNKPVRKPKLNVLLFSNHGYFLSLETQMVRFFREQGDDGDILVIGRSGAEIFAGQGYTKHFDILIFPTDLPRSLELAKASERLKGYDRVSVFYPQFKTVATQIPVSFDITGDLGRIEKTNHSPAPAILEPEAPKMLEFFEGQIVRLLLEQAFLEAELARTAARLLMMDSTQNRARDYIRAQEKVLRTHMKEKQEGKILELSLGFLARKRRQF, encoded by the coding sequence ATGATTGCTCTTATTGACCCAATTCACGAGAATATTAAAACCGGTGAAACTATCCGGATAATGGCGGAGGCTTACTCGGAGCTGTCGGTTTCCCGACTTAACCGGATCCGAGTAAAAATTGAGCGCAACCGCCTTTTTGCCCTGGATCTAGCTCAGGCCTTTCACGAGGTTCGAGCAGCGGCCAGCATCTTTAATTTCAAGAATAAACCGGTTCGCAAACCTAAACTAAATGTTCTCCTGTTTTCCAATCATGGTTATTTTTTAAGTTTAGAAACACAAATGGTTCGCTTTTTCCGGGAGCAAGGGGATGACGGAGATATTCTAGTGATAGGCCGCAGCGGGGCGGAAATTTTCGCCGGCCAGGGCTACACCAAACATTTTGATATCCTGATTTTTCCGACTGATTTGCCCCGCAGTCTGGAGCTAGCCAAGGCTTCAGAACGACTGAAAGGCTATGATCGGGTTTCGGTCTTTTATCCCCAGTTTAAAACAGTAGCTACACAGATTCCCGTGTCATTTGACATTACCGGCGATTTAGGCCGGATTGAGAAAACCAATCATTCACCAGCTCCGGCTATTTTGGAACCGGAAGCGCCGAAAATGCTGGAGTTTTTTGAGGGCCAGATTGTCCGGTTGCTTTTGGAACAAGCTTTTTTGGAAGCGGAACTGGCTCGCACGGCTGCTAGGCTTTTAATGATGGATTCCACCCAAAATCGGGCCAGAGATTATATTAGAGCACAAGAGAAAGTCTTACGAACTCATATGAAAGAGAAGCAGGAAGGAAAGATTCTAGAACTGAGCTTGGGTTTTCTGGCGAGAAAGCGCAGGCAATTTTAA